From Solidesulfovibrio carbinoliphilus subsp. oakridgensis, the proteins below share one genomic window:
- a CDS encoding CHASE4 domain-containing protein, with amino-acid sequence MIRISIRKFTLLGLCLGTVLFFALYIAINSYLLKKTFTNFENNSLANDVVRMSNALDEEIHKLDELILDWAIWDDSALFMQGKMKNYTKSNLNDRTLDSLHLSFIMFVDNRGRIVWSRSESGEENYVDGVPQPVKQLIFDKTSILGGATQETRIHGIANLPQQLLIIASCPILDSEAKGPKQGTLIMGRQITAATLEKVSERVRLKFDLERKTDPLPDTMRAYIRTISPEAGNAAIDIYDIDENSLIGVMAFQDITGEASLRLMVFGDKDIVHRGAAVTLHSSILLAIGGAILIGSILFLVERRILRRIISIKKQITQINSGSNASSSPPRILVSGDDEINTLAQDINAYIREIDNYRTNLETIIFERTNDLQQKILENEQYQKELKLAKDLAEEANKTKTDFLAKVTHEIRTPLNSIKGMNDYLLSTSLNDDQRECLSIIKESSNHLLTIVNDLLDLSKIEAGQLVFEHIDFALKQLIESTIRILQPLANQKKLDLHVAYEGDADIVVRGDPSRIRQVLFNLANNALKFTQTGTVGIVASVAWQESLDAYAITISIKDTGIGIAAEALQRIFQPFVQSDNSTSRKFGGTGLGLSICNQLIALMGGTIAVSSRPGQGSTFTFTLQLQRGDANRVPARGAAGFFPYTPLDRLTILVVDDNELNLGVAKRVFSLLNQEPVLALGGRQALDLLKTAVFDIVFLDIEMPEINGLEVTRIIRSGKATPLNQDTHIVAMTAYSLDTIREQCLQQGMNDFITKPLDPDVIFAKLLSLGRTAMPACPDGPADDSARQDADPASLLRSLAVLNVESALRKLGADKELYLDLCRGFLEKFNGERFDVLYLTHHPEPRDLSLHIHSLKGISLQIGADRLSFLTQRLEKKIACGESDIHRDLLLLKDQIAVVETRLRELVREEEEEGRAQPLPQE; translated from the coding sequence ATGATTCGTATTTCTATCCGTAAATTCACACTGCTCGGCCTCTGCCTCGGGACCGTTTTATTTTTTGCCCTCTATATCGCCATCAATAGCTATTTGCTGAAGAAAACATTTACGAATTTTGAAAACAACAGTCTGGCCAACGACGTCGTCCGGATGAGCAATGCCCTCGACGAGGAGATCCACAAGCTCGACGAGCTGATCCTGGACTGGGCCATCTGGGATGACAGCGCCCTGTTCATGCAGGGAAAAATGAAAAACTACACCAAATCGAACCTGAACGATCGAACCCTGGATTCGCTGCATCTCTCGTTCATCATGTTCGTGGACAACAGGGGGCGGATCGTCTGGTCCCGCAGCGAATCCGGCGAAGAAAACTATGTCGACGGTGTCCCGCAGCCAGTAAAGCAACTCATCTTCGACAAGACCTCGATCCTCGGCGGCGCCACTCAGGAAACCCGGATCCATGGCATTGCCAATTTGCCGCAGCAGCTGCTCATCATAGCCAGTTGTCCCATCCTGGACAGCGAAGCGAAAGGCCCCAAGCAGGGCACCTTGATCATGGGACGCCAGATCACGGCGGCGACCTTGGAGAAGGTCTCGGAAAGGGTACGCCTGAAATTCGATCTGGAGAGGAAAACGGACCCGCTTCCCGATACAATGCGTGCGTATATCCGGACCATCTCTCCCGAAGCCGGCAATGCCGCCATCGATATCTATGACATCGACGAAAACAGCCTGATTGGCGTGATGGCCTTCCAGGACATCACAGGCGAGGCCTCGCTGCGGCTCATGGTTTTTGGAGACAAGGATATCGTGCACCGCGGAGCGGCGGTCACCCTGCATTCTTCGATTCTGCTCGCCATCGGCGGCGCCATTCTCATCGGATCCATTCTTTTTCTTGTGGAAAGAAGGATCTTGCGCCGGATCATCAGCATCAAAAAGCAGATCACCCAGATCAATAGCGGCTCCAATGCCAGCAGTTCGCCGCCACGGATCCTTGTTTCGGGCGACGACGAAATCAATACCCTGGCCCAGGACATCAACGCCTATATCCGGGAGATCGACAACTACAGGACGAACCTGGAAACCATTATATTCGAAAGAACGAATGACCTGCAACAGAAAATCCTCGAAAACGAGCAGTATCAGAAGGAATTGAAACTGGCCAAGGATCTTGCCGAGGAGGCCAACAAGACAAAGACCGACTTCCTGGCCAAGGTGACCCACGAGATCCGGACGCCGTTGAACTCCATAAAGGGGATGAACGATTATCTTCTGAGCACGTCTTTGAACGATGACCAGCGGGAATGCCTGTCCATCATCAAGGAATCGTCCAACCATCTGTTGACCATTGTCAATGACCTGCTTGACCTGTCGAAGATCGAGGCCGGACAACTTGTCTTCGAGCACATCGACTTTGCCCTCAAGCAGTTGATCGAATCCACGATCAGGATCCTGCAGCCGCTGGCCAACCAGAAAAAGCTCGATCTTCACGTCGCCTATGAAGGCGATGCGGATATCGTCGTCAGGGGGGACCCGTCGCGCATTCGCCAGGTGCTGTTCAACCTGGCCAACAACGCGCTGAAGTTCACGCAGACCGGCACGGTGGGCATTGTCGCCTCGGTGGCCTGGCAGGAATCGCTCGATGCCTATGCGATCACGATTTCCATCAAGGACACCGGCATCGGCATCGCTGCGGAAGCGCTCCAGCGCATCTTCCAGCCCTTCGTCCAGTCCGACAATTCCACCAGCCGCAAATTCGGCGGCACCGGTCTTGGCCTGTCCATCTGCAACCAGTTGATTGCGCTCATGGGCGGCACCATCGCCGTTTCAAGCCGGCCCGGCCAGGGCAGCACCTTTACCTTCACGTTGCAGCTGCAGCGGGGAGACGCAAACCGGGTCCCGGCCCGCGGAGCGGCAGGATTTTTCCCCTACACGCCCCTGGACCGGCTGACCATTCTGGTGGTGGACGACAACGAATTGAATCTGGGTGTGGCCAAGCGGGTCTTTTCGCTCCTGAACCAGGAGCCGGTCCTGGCCCTGGGCGGAAGGCAAGCGCTCGATCTCCTGAAAACAGCCGTCTTTGACATCGTTTTCCTCGACATCGAGATGCCGGAGATCAACGGACTGGAGGTGACGCGCATCATCCGCAGCGGCAAGGCCACCCCGCTGAACCAGGACACCCATATCGTGGCCATGACGGCCTATTCCCTGGATACGATCCGAGAGCAATGCCTGCAGCAAGGCATGAACGACTTCATCACCAAGCCGCTGGACCCGGACGTCATTTTCGCAAAGCTGCTGTCGCTTGGTCGCACCGCGATGCCGGCCTGTCCCGACGGTCCGGCGGACGACTCCGCCCGCCAAGACGCCGATCCGGCTTCGCTTCTCCGGAGCCTGGCCGTTTTGAACGTGGAATCCGCTCTCAGGAAACTGGGGGCGGACAAGGAATTGTATCTCGATCTCTGCCGGGGGTTCCTGGAAAAGTTCAATGGGGAACGGTTCGATGTCCTCTATCTGACGCACCACCCGGAGCCCAGGGACCTGTCCCTGCACATCCATTCCCTCAAGGGGATTTCCCTGCAGATCGGCGCGGATCGCCTCAGTTTCCTTACCCAACGGCTTGAAAAGAAAATTGCCTGCGGCGAAAGCGACATTCACCGGGACCTGCTGCTTCTCAAGGACCAGATTGCCGTCGTCGAGACCCGATTGCGGGAACTCGTGCGGGAGGAGGAAGAGGAAGGCAGGGCACAGCCCCTGCCGCAGGAATGA
- a CDS encoding response regulator, giving the protein MPGLVKVLLVDDHPLFREGLRSILSGLAAYGVVGEAGSAREAMELARSRTPDVVVLDIGLPDANGIEVIRQLRTLAVCPRILVVSMHTRLDLVAESLRAGALGYVLKDSAAANLLHGLEAVSRGDRYLDGSIVPQLLLKLDEYAVRRSRPADPAYDTLTRREQQILRLLAEGRSAGAIAADLYISRKTVENHRANIFGKLGLTSMAELVHYAVRLGLIELDGDGL; this is encoded by the coding sequence ATGCCAGGCCTTGTAAAAGTCCTCCTGGTCGACGACCATCCGCTCTTTCGCGAAGGGCTGCGGTCCATCCTGTCCGGGCTGGCGGCCTACGGCGTGGTCGGCGAGGCCGGCTCGGCCAGGGAGGCCATGGAGCTGGCCCGGTCCCGGACCCCGGATGTCGTGGTCCTGGACATCGGCCTGCCCGACGCCAACGGCATCGAAGTCATCCGCCAATTGCGAACCCTGGCCGTTTGTCCCCGGATTCTCGTCGTCAGCATGCACACCCGCCTGGACCTGGTGGCGGAAAGCCTGCGCGCGGGGGCCCTCGGCTATGTCCTCAAGGATTCCGCCGCCGCCAACCTGCTGCACGGGTTGGAGGCCGTCTCCCGGGGCGACCGCTACCTGGACGGTTCCATCGTGCCCCAGCTGCTCCTCAAACTCGATGAATACGCCGTCCGCCGCTCGCGTCCGGCCGATCCCGCCTACGACACCCTGACCCGGCGCGAGCAGCAGATCCTGCGCCTGCTCGCCGAAGGGCGCAGCGCCGGGGCCATTGCCGCGGATCTCTACATCTCCCGCAAGACCGTCGAAAACCACCGCGCCAATATCTTCGGCAAGCTCGGGTTAACCAGCATGGCGGAGCTCGTGCATTACGCCGTCCGCCTGGGCCTGATCGAACTGGACGGCGACGGCCTGTAG
- a CDS encoding cobyrinate a,c-diamide synthase has protein sequence MQKTERAGPRGLVIGGTRSGCGKTSVALGLMRALSRRGLAVQAMKAGPDFIDPGHHALATGRPGHNLDDWMCGAKGMRAVFERYAAGADVVVVEGVMGLFDGFSATDEAGSTARLAKLLGLPVLLVADAASMARSAAALVGGYLAFDPDLPFCGVVLNNAGSESHAALLREALAAALPATRLWGVLPRRPELATPSRHLGLLTAEDDIDALTRLDRLADWLEAALDLPALLDTLPPFPPVGGSGGDDPPRRVQGGALAGSGAAPQPPEASYSPRIGVARDRAFCFYYAENLRLLEAAGAGLVPFSPLAEGSLPEGLDGLYLGGGYPELHAGRLAENAAMRRAVRDFCLSGRPVLAECGGFMYLMESVADGEGREHPMAGVFPLRAAMGERFAALGYREVTTREATLLGPAGTVVRGHEFHYSRLVGGSGAVPAVYAMTGRKGVIDVAEGFLAGRTLGSYVHLHFGSNPEAARQFVAACRERAGEEA, from the coding sequence ATGCAGAAAACGGAAAGAGCGGGGCCGCGCGGGCTGGTGATCGGCGGCACGCGCAGCGGCTGCGGCAAGACGTCGGTGGCCCTGGGGCTCATGCGGGCGCTCTCCCGGCGCGGGCTGGCCGTGCAGGCCATGAAGGCCGGGCCGGATTTCATCGATCCCGGCCACCACGCCCTGGCCACCGGCCGGCCGGGCCACAACCTGGACGACTGGATGTGCGGGGCGAAAGGCATGCGCGCGGTCTTTGAACGCTATGCGGCCGGGGCGGACGTGGTGGTGGTCGAGGGGGTGATGGGCCTTTTCGACGGCTTCTCGGCCACGGACGAGGCCGGAAGCACGGCCCGGCTGGCCAAGCTGCTCGGCCTGCCGGTGCTGCTGGTGGCCGACGCGGCCTCCATGGCCCGGTCGGCGGCGGCGCTCGTCGGCGGCTACCTCGCCTTTGATCCCGATCTCCCCTTTTGCGGCGTTGTCCTCAACAACGCCGGCAGCGAGTCCCACGCGGCCCTCCTCCGCGAAGCCCTGGCCGCCGCCCTGCCGGCCACCCGCCTGTGGGGCGTGCTGCCGCGCCGGCCCGAACTCGCCACCCCCTCCCGCCACCTCGGCCTCCTGACAGCCGAGGACGACATCGACGCCCTAACCCGTCTCGACCGCCTGGCCGACTGGCTCGAAGCCGCCCTGGACCTCCCCGCCCTCCTGGACACACTCCCCCCATTTCCCCCTGTCGGGGGGTCCGGGGGGGATGATCCCCCCCGGCGGGTCCAGGGCGGCGCCCTGGCGGGGTCTGGGGCAGCGCCCCAGCCGCCGGAGGCATCTTATTCTCCCCGCATCGGCGTCGCCCGGGACCGGGCGTTCTGCTTCTATTACGCCGAGAACCTGCGCCTGCTGGAGGCGGCCGGGGCCGGGCTGGTGCCGTTTTCGCCGCTGGCGGAGGGGAGCTTGCCCGAGGGGTTGGACGGGCTGTACCTGGGCGGCGGCTATCCCGAGCTCCATGCCGGGCGGCTGGCCGAAAACGCGGCCATGCGGCGGGCGGTGCGGGATTTCTGCTTGTCCGGCCGGCCGGTCCTGGCCGAGTGCGGCGGGTTCATGTACCTGATGGAGTCGGTGGCGGACGGGGAGGGCCGGGAACATCCCATGGCCGGGGTCTTTCCGCTCCGGGCGGCCATGGGCGAGCGGTTTGCGGCCCTGGGCTACCGCGAGGTGACGACCCGGGAGGCGACGCTGCTCGGACCGGCCGGCACGGTGGTCCGGGGCCATGAATTCCACTATTCGCGGCTGGTCGGCGGGAGCGGGGCGGTGCCGGCCGTCTACGCCATGACCGGGCGCAAGGGCGTGATCGACGTGGCGGAAGGTTTTTTGGCCGGCCGGACGCTTGGCAGCTACGTGCATCTCCATTTCGGCAGCAATCCCGAAGCGGCCCGGCAGTTTGTCGCCGCCTGCCGGGAGCGCGCCGGGGAGGAGGCATGA
- a CDS encoding putative Na+/H+ antiporter, with product MTPSAMQIVAASLFTLAILHTFTAPLFSRLALARPGHAGVWNLLSEVEVVFGFWAFVLMLLLFAVEGREAAVAYIDSCNFTEPMFVFAIMVMAGTRPILQLAKKAIFVVSTLLPLPRDMGFYLTVLVVVPLMGSFITEPATMTLGALILRDRFYNRGLPPLMQYVTLAVLLVNVSIGGTLTPFAAPPVIMVAGKWHWDLAFMATTFGWKAAVACLVNALAATLLFRRQFATTGRPVYKSDEKRVPFPLIVIHVLFLAGVVVFSHHPIIFMGLFLFFLGVSHAYARHQEPLLLRQGLMVAFFLSGLVVLGGKQQWWLQELLRGMTHQQVFLGATILTSFTDNAALTYMGSLVDGMSEAFKYALVAGAVTGGGLTIIANAPNPAGISILRDAFDTKSVKPLPLFLAGLLPTLVAALAFNLF from the coding sequence ATGACGCCTTCGGCGATGCAAATCGTTGCAGCGAGCCTCTTTACCCTGGCCATCCTCCACACCTTCACGGCGCCGCTGTTCTCGCGGCTGGCCCTGGCCCGCCCAGGCCATGCCGGGGTGTGGAACCTTTTGAGCGAAGTCGAAGTGGTCTTCGGCTTCTGGGCCTTCGTCTTGATGCTCCTCCTCTTTGCCGTCGAAGGCCGGGAGGCCGCCGTCGCCTATATCGACTCGTGCAACTTCACCGAGCCGATGTTCGTGTTCGCCATCATGGTCATGGCCGGGACGCGTCCCATCCTGCAACTGGCCAAGAAGGCCATATTTGTCGTCTCGACCCTGCTGCCCCTGCCGCGCGACATGGGTTTTTATCTGACGGTGCTGGTGGTGGTCCCCCTCATGGGTTCCTTCATCACCGAGCCGGCGACCATGACGCTCGGCGCATTGATCCTCCGGGACCGGTTCTACAACAGGGGCCTGCCCCCCCTGATGCAGTATGTCACCCTGGCGGTGCTCCTGGTCAACGTGTCCATCGGCGGCACGCTGACGCCGTTCGCCGCGCCGCCCGTGATCATGGTGGCCGGCAAGTGGCACTGGGACCTGGCCTTCATGGCCACGACCTTTGGCTGGAAGGCGGCGGTGGCCTGCCTGGTCAACGCCCTGGCCGCCACCCTGCTCTTCCGCCGACAGTTCGCCACGACCGGCCGGCCGGTCTACAAATCCGACGAAAAGCGGGTCCCGTTCCCCCTGATCGTGATCCACGTGCTGTTTTTGGCCGGTGTGGTGGTTTTTTCCCACCATCCGATCATCTTCATGGGGCTGTTCCTGTTCTTCCTCGGCGTGAGCCACGCCTACGCCCGGCACCAGGAGCCCCTGTTGCTGCGCCAGGGCCTGATGGTGGCCTTTTTCCTCAGCGGGCTTGTGGTGCTTGGCGGCAAGCAGCAGTGGTGGTTGCAGGAACTGTTGCGCGGCATGACGCACCAGCAGGTGTTTCTCGGCGCCACCATTCTCACGTCGTTTACGGACAACGCCGCCCTCACCTACATGGGGTCCCTGGTGGACGGCATGAGCGAGGCCTTCAAGTACGCCCTGGTGGCCGGGGCCGTGACCGGCGGCGGGCTCACCATCATCGCCAATGCGCCCAATCCGGCCGGCATCTCCATCCTGCGCGACGCGTTCGACACGAAAAGCGTCAAGCCGCTGCCCCTGTTTTTGGCGGGCCTGCTGCCGACCCTCGTGGCGGCCCTGGCCTTCAACCTTTTTTGA
- a CDS encoding bifunctional cobalt-precorrin-7 (C(5))-methyltransferase/cobalt-precorrin-6B (C(15))-methyltransferase, with protein sequence MTENPVAVVGLGLGPPCLGPEAAAAVARADVLVGGARQLAAFPDHPGRRIPIAGPLAALCDAIEEAMAGGLAVAVLADGDPLFFGIGRTLLCRFGLARLVFFPNVTAVGVAASRLGLPWQDLPAVSLHGRNDMTPLYAALVRRGLAAVYTDAVNTPAAVAARLLERGGDAFAMTVLEDLNLPGERLWRLTLPEATTLDFSPLSLLVVERTRPAEVPLTLGMADDALMRLDRVFTKIPVRAVSLAGLAPRPGDVVWDIGAGAGSVALEASLLCPGGPVFAVERDPGRHALLVENIRLTGALTVTAVRGEAPDAVADLPDPDRIFVGGGLSGRPDLLPALCRRLRPGGRLVVNCVLFGSLTTALTILRDHGLSSSLTQMQANTASLLGGDLRLAAENPVFILAAAKEPARA encoded by the coding sequence GTGACTGAAAACCCCGTTGCCGTGGTGGGGCTTGGCCTGGGCCCGCCGTGTCTGGGACCCGAGGCGGCCGCCGCCGTGGCCCGGGCCGATGTCCTGGTCGGCGGCGCGCGCCAGCTGGCCGCCTTTCCGGACCACCCCGGCCGGCGCATCCCCATCGCCGGGCCGCTTGCCGCCCTTTGCGACGCCATCGAGGAGGCCATGGCCGGGGGGCTGGCCGTGGCCGTCCTGGCCGACGGGGACCCGCTTTTCTTCGGCATCGGCCGCACACTCCTGTGCCGGTTCGGCCTGGCCCGGCTGGTCTTTTTCCCGAACGTCACGGCCGTCGGCGTGGCCGCCTCCCGGCTGGGCCTGCCCTGGCAGGACCTGCCGGCCGTGTCGCTCCACGGCCGAAACGACATGACGCCCCTTTACGCGGCCCTGGTCCGCCGCGGCCTGGCCGCGGTCTACACCGACGCCGTCAACACCCCGGCCGCAGTGGCGGCCCGGCTCCTCGAACGCGGCGGTGACGCCTTTGCCATGACCGTGCTCGAAGACCTGAACCTGCCCGGCGAGCGCTTGTGGCGGCTGACCCTGCCCGAGGCCACGACCCTCGACTTTTCCCCCTTGAGCCTGCTCGTGGTCGAACGGACCCGGCCGGCGGAAGTGCCGCTCACCCTCGGCATGGCCGACGACGCGCTCATGCGCCTGGACCGGGTCTTCACCAAGATTCCGGTCCGGGCCGTGTCCCTGGCTGGCCTAGCCCCGCGTCCGGGCGACGTGGTCTGGGACATCGGGGCCGGGGCCGGGTCCGTGGCCCTCGAAGCGTCGCTCCTGTGTCCGGGCGGGCCGGTTTTTGCCGTGGAGCGCGACCCGGGCCGCCATGCCCTGCTCGTGGAAAACATCCGTTTGACCGGGGCGCTCACCGTCACGGCCGTGCGCGGCGAGGCCCCGGACGCCGTGGCCGACCTGCCCGATCCGGACCGGATCTTCGTCGGCGGCGGCCTGTCCGGCCGGCCGGACCTGCTGCCGGCCCTGTGCCGGCGGCTGCGGCCCGGCGGCCGGCTGGTGGTCAACTGCGTCCTCTTCGGCTCCCTGACCACGGCCTTGACGATCCTTCGCGACCACGGCCTGTCGTCGAGCCTGACCCAGATGCAGGCCAACACCGCCTCGCTCCTTGGCGGCGACCTCCGCCTGGCCGCCGAAAACCCGGTCTTCATCCTGGCCGCCGCCAAGGAGCCCGCCCGTGCCTGA
- the cbiD gene encoding cobalt-precorrin-5B (C(1))-methyltransferase CbiD: MKRDGPLREGFTTGTAASGAAKAAALLLLTGRAPAAVDVPLPGGGRMTLAVAVAELRDGAAFAGVVKDGGDDPDVTHGALIGCLVSRLAAAGPGEVLVAGGEGVGRVTLPGLPVAVGQAAINPAPRAQIAAAVAEAAQAAGYAGGLAAVVSVAGGEAMARKTLNPRLGIVGGISILGVSGIVRPFSHQAWEASIAEALDVARALGHPVAGFSTGRRSEALLRRARPDLPETACVQAADCFAFAQAEAARRGFEEIVWAVFVGKLVKMAQGLANTHARRGDTDFSALSGWCAAAGWPGPLARQAGQANTARHAFDMAPTPRDKTALAEVLAKEALSHMRRFAGQGPRLTLLVFDFDGGRLAEA, translated from the coding sequence ATGAAACGCGACGGGCCGCTGCGCGAGGGATTCACCACCGGCACGGCCGCCTCCGGCGCGGCCAAGGCGGCGGCACTGCTTCTTTTGACCGGCCGGGCCCCAGCTGCGGTGGACGTGCCGCTTCCCGGCGGCGGGCGGATGACGCTTGCCGTGGCCGTGGCCGAGCTTCGGGACGGGGCGGCCTTTGCCGGGGTCGTCAAGGACGGCGGCGACGACCCGGACGTGACCCACGGGGCGCTGATCGGCTGTCTGGTGTCGCGGCTGGCCGCAGCCGGGCCCGGGGAAGTCCTGGTCGCAGGCGGGGAGGGGGTCGGCCGGGTGACGTTGCCGGGCCTGCCGGTTGCGGTCGGGCAGGCGGCCATCAATCCCGCGCCCCGGGCGCAGATCGCGGCGGCCGTGGCCGAGGCGGCCCAGGCGGCCGGCTACGCGGGCGGGCTTGCGGCCGTGGTATCGGTCGCCGGCGGCGAGGCCATGGCCCGAAAGACGCTCAATCCGCGCCTGGGCATTGTCGGCGGCATCTCGATCCTCGGCGTGTCCGGCATCGTGCGGCCGTTCAGCCATCAAGCCTGGGAGGCGTCCATTGCCGAGGCCCTGGACGTGGCCCGGGCCCTCGGGCATCCGGTGGCCGGCTTTTCCACGGGGAGGCGCAGCGAGGCCCTCCTGCGCCGGGCCAGGCCCGATCTGCCGGAAACGGCCTGCGTCCAGGCGGCGGACTGCTTCGCCTTTGCCCAGGCCGAAGCGGCCCGGCGGGGGTTCGAGGAGATCGTGTGGGCGGTCTTTGTGGGCAAGCTGGTCAAAATGGCCCAGGGCCTTGCCAACACCCACGCCCGCCGGGGCGACACCGATTTTTCGGCGCTCTCCGGCTGGTGCGCTGCCGCCGGCTGGCCCGGGCCCCTGGCCCGGCAGGCGGGTCAGGCCAACACCGCCCGCCACGCCTTCGATATGGCCCCCACGCCCCGGGACAAGACGGCCTTGGCCGAGGTGCTGGCCAAAGAGGCCCTTTCCCACATGCGCCGGTTTGCCGGCCAGGGACCGCGCCTGACGCTCCTGGTCTTCGATTTCGACGGCGGGCGCCTCGCCGAGGCATGA
- a CDS encoding response regulator, giving the protein MKNVKALVADDSSAMLHVLKRILHKIGIEEVLTAANGEKAWELLESGAAIDLVFADLKMPRISGIALLDRVRASAKWGALPVVIISSEAETATILEAGKHGATAYVVKPFSVEKITGVVKKILQPEDA; this is encoded by the coding sequence ATGAAAAACGTGAAAGCCCTCGTTGCCGACGATTCCTCAGCCATGCTGCATGTCCTCAAAAGGATCCTGCACAAGATCGGCATCGAGGAAGTCCTGACCGCCGCCAACGGCGAAAAGGCCTGGGAACTGCTGGAAAGCGGAGCGGCGATCGATCTGGTGTTCGCGGATTTGAAAATGCCCAGGATTTCCGGGATAGCGCTCCTTGACCGGGTACGGGCTTCGGCGAAATGGGGGGCCCTGCCGGTTGTCATCATCAGCAGCGAGGCTGAAACCGCAACGATACTCGAAGCCGGCAAACATGGCGCAACCGCCTATGTCGTGAAGCCTTTTTCGGTCGAAAAGATAACCGGCGTCGTCAAAAAGATCCTGCAACCGGAAGACGCCTGA
- the cobM gene encoding precorrin-4 C(11)-methyltransferase produces the protein MPDQRAANAATPRVHFIGAGPGDPELLTVKAARIIGRADLVLYAGSLVSPGIVALARPDARVVDSAPLTLGQTHALLVATVRAGGEAARVHTGDPALYGAVAEQARLLEADGIPYAVVPGVTAASAAAAAFGLSFTVPEATQTLILTRLAGRTPVPAGEALADLARHQAAMAVYLSAGDPEGVAEALLQGGYPGDTPVAIAHRLGWPGEVLRRATVGTLAAVTRREGLDRQTIFLVLPGLGRGGDSKLYDPSFGHGFRPAGDGT, from the coding sequence GTGCCTGACCAGCGGGCCGCAAACGCGGCCACGCCCCGCGTCCACTTCATCGGGGCCGGCCCGGGCGACCCGGAGCTTTTGACCGTCAAGGCCGCCCGGATCATCGGGCGGGCCGACCTGGTGCTCTACGCCGGGTCGCTGGTGTCCCCGGGTATCGTGGCCCTGGCCCGGCCGGATGCCCGGGTGGTCGATTCCGCCCCCCTGACCCTGGGCCAGACCCACGCGCTGCTGGTTGCGACCGTCAGGGCCGGCGGCGAGGCGGCCCGGGTCCACACCGGCGACCCGGCCCTCTATGGCGCCGTGGCCGAGCAGGCCCGGCTCCTCGAGGCCGACGGCATTCCCTACGCCGTGGTCCCGGGCGTGACTGCGGCCTCGGCCGCCGCCGCCGCCTTCGGCCTGTCCTTTACCGTGCCCGAGGCGACCCAGACGTTGATCCTGACGCGCCTGGCCGGCCGCACCCCGGTGCCGGCCGGCGAGGCCCTGGCCGATCTGGCCCGCCACCAGGCGGCCATGGCCGTGTATCTTTCGGCCGGCGACCCCGAGGGCGTGGCCGAGGCCCTTCTCCAAGGCGGCTATCCCGGGGACACTCCGGTGGCCATCGCCCACCGCCTGGGCTGGCCCGGCGAGGTCCTGCGCCGGGCCACGGTCGGGACCCTGGCCGCCGTCACCCGCCGGGAAGGCCTGGACCGGCAGACGATTTTCCTCGTGCTCCCGGGCCTTGGCCGGGGAGGCGATTCCAAACTCTACGACCCGTCCTTCGGCCACGGCTTCCGCCCGGCCGGGGACGGCACGTAA
- a CDS encoding secondary thiamine-phosphate synthase enzyme YjbQ, translated as METFEVHTTRREELVRVTGALQELVDAKGWREGALVVYCPHTTAALTVNEDADPDVAADLVAALSRLLPREAGYKHVEGNSDAHVKTTLVGPSLTLIVSGGRIQLGTWQGVFLCEWDGPRNRKIWAQWLGQ; from the coding sequence ATGGAAACCTTCGAGGTGCACACCACCCGCCGGGAAGAGCTCGTCCGCGTCACCGGCGCCCTCCAGGAACTCGTGGACGCCAAGGGCTGGCGCGAGGGGGCCCTGGTCGTCTACTGCCCGCACACCACCGCCGCCCTGACCGTCAACGAGGACGCCGATCCCGACGTGGCCGCCGACCTGGTCGCGGCCCTGTCCCGGCTCCTGCCCCGGGAGGCCGGGTACAAGCACGTGGAGGGCAACAGCGACGCCCACGTCAAGACCACCCTCGTCGGCCCCTCCCTGACGCTCATCGTGTCCGGCGGCCGCATCCAGCTCGGCACTTGGCAGGGCGTGTTTCTGTGCGAATGGGACGGCCCGCGAAACCGCAAGATCTGGGCCCAGTGGCTCGGCCAGTAG